A single genomic interval of Anopheles marshallii chromosome 2, idAnoMarsDA_429_01, whole genome shotgun sequence harbors:
- the LOC128718066 gene encoding uncharacterized protein LOC128718066, whose amino-acid sequence MPITWLNNEFVVQLFNGQCIIVLRSKMHETQRGVEVFVKGIPRNFGPNELVPVFSCAGLIHSIRLLMGYGQRNRGYAYVSYVNPSGLTRALQLFHGMHITVNHHLKVFRCRDSRTFCIYNISNSHTAYTVTQTLEHLVHMQNFKCQVHYSGSMLVARLTFPSHCDYVRAYNKIYHFQHVFGSECRLKH is encoded by the exons ATGCCAATTACTTGGTTAAACAATGAATTTGTAGTGCAACTTTTCAACGGACAGTGCATTATTGTGCTGAGGAGCAAGATGCACGAAACACAACGAGGCGTTGAAGTGTTTGTGAAGGGCATTCCGAGAAATTTTGGACCGAACGAGTTGGTTCCCGTATTTTCCTGCGCCGGCCTAATCCACTCCATACGCCTGCTGATGGGGTACGGGCAACGCAACAGGGGCTATGCATACGTGAGCTACGTCAATCCGAGCGGCTTAACGCGCGCCTTACAATTATTCCACGGAATGCACATTACAGTGAACCATCATTTAAAAGTGTTCAGATGCCGCGATTCACGAACCTTCTGCATTTACAACATTTCAAACTCCCACACGGCATATACCGTTACTCAAACGTTAGAACACTTGGTGCACATGCAAAAC TTCAAATGCCAAGTGCATTACAGTGGGTCTATGTTGGTAGCAAGGTTGACGTTTCCATCGCATTGTGATTACGTCCGGGCgtataataaaatataccACTTTCAGCATGTTTTCGGATCAGAATGTAGACTCAAGCACTGA